One window of Acidimicrobiales bacterium genomic DNA carries:
- the nuoL gene encoding NADH-quinone oxidoreductase subunit L — protein MLDSAWVIPCLPAASFVLILFFGKRLPKGGSELGIAAVGLAFLLSCVAGVQWIQRVNDAGHHEAAMAFQEEHGGEEGGVPAEGEHAGAEPVTTEVTWLQSGGHEFTAGTLVDGLTVMMLFVVTTVSLLVHVYSTDYVHGDRRYTHFFAFLSLFTASMLALVMARSTLQLLVCWELVGLCSFVLIGHWWEEKANSDAALKAFLTNRVGDVGLIVGVIVLFFAAGTFDIVEINTAANEGAISHLLLLVASCSLIAAVMSKSGQFFLHTWLPDAMAGPTPVSALIHAATMVVAGVFMVARMYGVFWNGLSIGDANLNLLAVIGGVTTLVGASLAFVQSDIKKVLAYSTISQLGYMVLALGVGAWTAAVFHLFTHAFFKACLFLGAGSVSHAVHSFDMKADMGGLRKWMPQTFRTFVIASIALAGIPPLAGFWSKDEILAGASQLGGGGDGYPVVLVMGSITALLTAAYMTRAVYLTFFGEFRGHGHPHESGPRIVVPLWILAGLAIVAGFANLPEALAPEGVALRFEHYVEPVAAYFPDIAHPEFSWALAAVSTLLALSGVAAGYAWYFRNLGPHGISERNRAAGFGHRLLVNRYYLDHLYTGVIAGGIKGPVARAAYWVNQKVIDGVVNGAGLGARRAGHYVYDVVDQKVVDGVVNGTGLTAEGSGQVLRGIQSGKVQQYAALLFAGAALLAGVFVIVI, from the coding sequence GTGCTCGACTCCGCCTGGGTCATCCCCTGCCTGCCGGCCGCCTCCTTCGTCCTGATCCTGTTCTTCGGCAAGCGCCTGCCGAAGGGCGGCTCCGAGCTCGGCATCGCCGCCGTCGGGCTGGCGTTCCTGCTGTCCTGCGTCGCCGGCGTCCAGTGGATCCAGCGGGTGAACGACGCCGGGCACCACGAGGCGGCCATGGCGTTCCAGGAGGAGCACGGCGGCGAGGAGGGCGGCGTGCCGGCCGAGGGCGAGCACGCCGGCGCCGAGCCGGTGACCACCGAGGTGACCTGGCTCCAGAGCGGCGGGCACGAGTTCACGGCCGGGACCCTGGTCGACGGCCTCACCGTGATGATGCTGTTCGTCGTCACCACGGTGTCGCTGCTCGTGCACGTGTACTCCACCGACTACGTGCACGGCGACCGCCGCTACACCCACTTCTTCGCCTTCCTCAGCCTGTTCACGGCCTCGATGCTGGCCCTCGTCATGGCCCGCAGCACCCTCCAGCTGCTGGTGTGCTGGGAGCTGGTCGGGCTCTGCTCGTTCGTGCTCATCGGCCACTGGTGGGAGGAGAAGGCGAACTCCGACGCCGCCCTCAAGGCCTTCCTCACCAACCGGGTGGGCGACGTCGGCCTCATCGTCGGCGTGATCGTGCTGTTCTTCGCGGCCGGAACCTTCGACATCGTCGAGATCAACACGGCGGCGAACGAGGGCGCCATCAGCCACCTGCTCCTGCTGGTGGCGTCGTGCTCGCTCATCGCTGCCGTCATGTCGAAGAGCGGCCAGTTCTTCCTCCACACCTGGTTGCCCGACGCCATGGCCGGCCCCACCCCGGTGTCCGCCCTGATCCACGCGGCGACCATGGTCGTCGCCGGCGTGTTCATGGTCGCCCGCATGTACGGCGTGTTCTGGAACGGCCTGTCGATCGGGGACGCCAACCTCAACCTGCTGGCCGTCATCGGCGGGGTCACCACGCTCGTCGGGGCCAGCCTGGCCTTCGTCCAGAGCGACATCAAGAAGGTGCTCGCCTACTCGACGATCAGCCAGCTCGGCTACATGGTCCTCGCCCTCGGGGTGGGCGCCTGGACGGCGGCCGTGTTCCACCTCTTCACCCACGCCTTCTTCAAGGCCTGCCTGTTCCTCGGGGCCGGCTCGGTCAGCCACGCCGTGCACAGCTTCGACATGAAGGCCGACATGGGCGGGCTGCGGAAGTGGATGCCCCAGACGTTCCGCACATTCGTGATCGCCTCGATCGCGCTCGCCGGCATCCCGCCCCTCGCCGGGTTCTGGTCGAAGGACGAGATCCTGGCCGGGGCCTCCCAGCTCGGCGGGGGCGGCGACGGCTACCCGGTGGTGCTGGTGATGGGCTCGATCACCGCCCTGCTCACCGCCGCGTACATGACCCGGGCCGTCTACCTCACGTTCTTCGGCGAGTTCCGCGGCCACGGGCACCCGCACGAGTCAGGGCCCCGAATCGTCGTGCCCCTCTGGATCCTCGCCGGCCTGGCCATCGTGGCCGGGTTCGCCAACCTGCCCGAGGCGCTCGCGCCCGAGGGGGTCGCCCTCCGCTTCGAGCACTACGTGGAGCCGGTGGCGGCGTACTTCCCGGACATCGCGCATCCCGAGTTCAGCTGGGCCCTCGCCGCGGTGTCCACGCTGCTGGCCCTGTCCGGCGTGGCCGCCGGCTACGCCTGGTACTTCCGCAACCTCGGCCCCCACGGCATCTCCGAGCGCAACCGGGCGGCGGGCTTCGGCCACCGGCTGCTCGTCAACCGCTACTACCTGGACCACCTGTACACCGGCGTGATCGCCGGCGGCATCAAGGGCCCGGTGGCGAGGGCCGCCTACTGGGTCAACCAGAAGGTGATCGACGGCGTGGTGAACGGCGCCGGCCTCGGCGCCCGGCGCGCCGGCCACTACGTGTACGACGTCGTCGACCAGAAGGTCGTCGACGGTGTGGTGAACGGCACCGGCCTGACCGCCGAGGGATCGGGCCAGGTGCTGCGCGGGATCCAATCCGGCAAGGTCCAGCAGTACGCCGCGCTGCTCTTCGCGGGCGCGGCGCTGCTGGCCGGCGTCTTCGTGATCGTCATCTAG
- the nuoK gene encoding NADH-quinone oxidoreductase subunit NuoK, whose product MLLNQFLLLGAALFCIGVYGVLARRNGVMVLMSIELILNAVNVNLVAFGAFRDSVVGQVFALFVITIAAAEVGVGLAIVLLIYRNRTSIDLDEVDLMKG is encoded by the coding sequence ATGCTCCTCAACCAGTTCCTCCTGCTCGGCGCCGCCCTGTTCTGCATCGGCGTCTACGGCGTGCTCGCCCGGCGCAACGGCGTGATGGTGCTGATGTCGATCGAGCTCATCCTGAACGCCGTCAACGTGAACCTGGTGGCCTTCGGCGCCTTCCGCGACTCGGTGGTCGGCCAGGTCTTCGCCCTGTTCGTGATCACGATCGCGGCGGCCGAGGTCGGCGTGGGCCTCGCCATCGTGCTGCTCATCTACCGGAACCGGACCAGCATCGACCTCGACGAGGTCGACCTCATGAAGGGCTGA
- a CDS encoding NADH-quinone oxidoreductase subunit J: protein MVAQNVAFGIIAAVVVLSAIRVVTTGNVVHAALYLVLVLAGVGASYVLLAAEFVAVVQVLVYIGAIVVLFLFGIMLTRAPIGRMPRLVHDHWYAGLFTAVLLAAVLGYVLIDAFEDVEVEPGTVGTTALVSDSIFSTYLIPFEVVSVLLLAALVGAIVLARRD, encoded by the coding sequence ATGGTCGCCCAGAACGTCGCCTTCGGGATCATCGCCGCCGTCGTCGTCCTGTCGGCCATCCGGGTGGTCACCACCGGCAACGTCGTGCACGCCGCCCTCTACCTGGTGCTCGTGCTCGCCGGCGTGGGCGCGAGCTACGTGCTGCTGGCCGCCGAGTTCGTCGCCGTCGTCCAGGTGCTCGTCTACATCGGCGCCATCGTCGTGCTCTTCCTGTTCGGCATCATGCTGACGAGGGCGCCCATCGGGCGGATGCCCCGGCTCGTCCACGACCACTGGTACGCGGGCCTGTTCACGGCCGTGCTGCTCGCCGCCGTCCTCGGCTACGTGCTGATCGACGCCTTCGAGGACGTCGAGGTCGAGCCGGGCACGGTCGGGACGACCGCCCTCGTCAGCGACAGCATCTTCTCCACCTACCTGATCCCGTTCGAGGTCGTGTCGGTGCTCCTGCTGGCCGCCCTCGTCGGGGCCATCGTCCTCGCCCGCCGGGACTAG
- a CDS encoding NADH-quinone oxidoreductase subunit I, with protein sequence MAQLPGLLKGLGVTFKTMTKPAVTVQYPHVKETPPTRARGVIALLEENCTVCMLCARSCPDWCIYIEGHKEKAPPRRAGGKPRTVNALDRFDIDYALCMYCGICVEVCPFDALFWSPEFEYSEPRIADLLHDKERLGEWMETVPDFEAYESGSQQKPRKVPR encoded by the coding sequence ATGGCGCAGCTGCCCGGCCTCCTGAAGGGCCTGGGGGTCACGTTCAAGACCATGACCAAGCCCGCGGTCACGGTCCAGTACCCGCACGTGAAGGAGACGCCGCCCACGCGGGCCCGCGGCGTGATCGCCCTGCTCGAGGAGAACTGCACCGTCTGCATGCTGTGCGCGCGCAGCTGCCCGGACTGGTGCATCTACATCGAGGGCCACAAGGAGAAGGCGCCGCCCCGCCGGGCCGGCGGCAAGCCGAGGACGGTCAACGCCCTCGACCGCTTCGACATCGACTACGCCCTCTGCATGTACTGCGGGATCTGCGTCGAGGTGTGCCCGTTCGACGCCCTGTTCTGGAGCCCGGAGTTCGAGTACTCCGAGCCCCGCATCGCCGACCTGCTCCACGACAAGGAGCGCCTCGGCGAGTGGATGGAGACCGTGCCCGACTTCGAGGCCTACGAGTCGGGCAGCCAGCAGAAGCCCCGCAAGGTCCCCCGCTAG
- a CDS encoding complex I subunit 1 family protein: MDAVLALELAYWQQTLIKVLVVLVVVPTSTAIIVQTFLFKTMAHMQSRLGPMEAGPHGSLQLLADGGKFVQKELLAPAQADRRVFALAPLVVLVSTFLVFVVVPASPSGVGEALDTGVFYALAVSSISVIGILMAGWSSANKYALLGGLRAAGQLIAYELPLVLAVVGVAIQAETLSLNGIVAAQAEGEIFGFGALGNPFILTQFVGFVIFLIAAQAELTQTPFDMPVAESELVTGYQVEYTGLQFLFFYIGEFATAFALAAIGATLFFGGWWVPGLDIDGGLAANVIGPVVLFVKVMAISFVIFWVRFTYPRFREDQLQQFAWKFLIPVSLANILVTGVLKVVL; the protein is encoded by the coding sequence ATGGACGCCGTCCTCGCCCTCGAGCTGGCGTACTGGCAGCAGACCCTCATCAAGGTCCTGGTCGTCCTCGTCGTCGTGCCCACGAGCACGGCGATCATCGTCCAGACGTTCCTGTTCAAGACCATGGCCCACATGCAGAGCCGGCTCGGGCCCATGGAGGCCGGGCCCCACGGGTCGCTCCAGCTGCTGGCCGACGGCGGGAAGTTCGTCCAGAAGGAGCTGCTCGCCCCGGCCCAGGCCGACCGGCGGGTGTTCGCCCTGGCCCCGCTCGTCGTGCTGGTCTCCACGTTCCTCGTGTTCGTGGTGGTGCCGGCCTCCCCGTCGGGGGTGGGCGAGGCGCTCGACACCGGCGTGTTCTACGCGCTGGCGGTGTCGTCCATCTCGGTCATCGGCATCCTCATGGCCGGCTGGTCGTCGGCCAACAAGTACGCGCTGCTCGGCGGCCTCCGGGCCGCCGGCCAGCTCATCGCCTACGAGCTGCCGCTCGTGCTCGCCGTCGTCGGGGTGGCCATCCAGGCCGAGACCCTGAGCCTGAACGGGATCGTCGCCGCCCAGGCCGAGGGCGAGATCTTCGGCTTCGGTGCCCTCGGCAACCCGTTCATCCTCACCCAGTTCGTCGGGTTCGTGATCTTCCTGATCGCCGCCCAGGCCGAGCTCACCCAGACCCCGTTCGACATGCCGGTGGCCGAGTCCGAGCTGGTCACCGGCTACCAGGTGGAGTACACGGGCCTCCAGTTCCTGTTCTTCTACATCGGCGAGTTCGCCACGGCGTTCGCGCTGGCGGCGATCGGCGCCACCCTGTTCTTCGGCGGCTGGTGGGTCCCGGGCCTCGACATCGACGGCGGGCTGGCGGCCAACGTGATCGGCCCCGTCGTCCTGTTCGTCAAGGTGATGGCGATCTCGTTCGTGATCTTCTGGGTCCGGTTCACCTACCCCCGGTTCCGGGAGGACCAGCTCCAGCAGTTCGCCTGGAAGTTCCTCATCCCGGTCTCGCTCGCCAACATCCTCGTCACCGGCGTCCTGAAGGTGGTGCTCTAA
- a CDS encoding NADH-quinone oxidoreductase subunit D 1: MTAITERQQAAYVAGVAADARVNVELETEGMTLNIGPQHPATHGTLRIVAKLDGEQVISAEPVMGYMHRGYEKLTEVRTYPQVITLVNRIDWLGSFTNEIPFVLAAEKLMDVEAPPRARWIRTMLFEMGRISNLTLFLGDMGVQLGALTPVFYAFRDREAVLNQIEAASGGRFHPNYDRIGGLKDDLPKGWIAETKASMERIRRFCDQVEELLMGNEIFEARTRGIGVVPPEVALSYGLSGANIRASGIDWDLRRDTDVPMAWKECDWKVWTHPDGDSFARYWVRLQEVRESTKIVDQLCDGLPSGPIMAKVPRIIKVPEGEAWISTENPLGEMGYYVVSKGDIGPFRCKIRTPSFNNISITPWLLKGVFVPDIITILASLYFILGDIDR; the protein is encoded by the coding sequence ATGACCGCCATCACCGAGCGCCAGCAGGCCGCCTACGTGGCCGGCGTGGCCGCCGACGCCCGCGTCAACGTCGAGCTCGAGACCGAGGGGATGACCCTCAACATCGGGCCCCAGCACCCCGCCACCCACGGCACCCTCCGCATCGTGGCCAAGCTGGACGGCGAGCAGGTGATCTCCGCCGAGCCGGTCATGGGCTACATGCACCGGGGCTACGAGAAGCTGACCGAGGTGCGGACCTACCCCCAGGTCATCACCCTTGTCAACCGCATCGACTGGCTGGGCTCGTTCACCAACGAGATCCCCTTCGTCCTCGCCGCCGAGAAGCTGATGGACGTCGAGGCCCCGCCGAGGGCCCGCTGGATCCGCACGATGCTGTTCGAGATGGGGCGGATCTCGAACCTGACGCTGTTCCTCGGCGACATGGGCGTCCAGCTCGGCGCCCTCACCCCGGTCTTCTACGCCTTCCGGGACCGCGAGGCCGTCCTCAACCAGATCGAGGCGGCGAGCGGCGGCCGGTTCCACCCGAACTACGACCGCATCGGCGGCCTGAAGGACGACCTGCCGAAGGGCTGGATCGCCGAGACGAAGGCGTCGATGGAGCGCATCCGCCGCTTCTGCGACCAGGTCGAGGAGCTCCTCATGGGCAACGAGATCTTCGAGGCCCGCACGAGGGGCATCGGCGTGGTCCCGCCCGAGGTCGCCCTGTCCTACGGCCTGTCGGGGGCCAACATCCGGGCCAGCGGGATCGACTGGGACCTCCGCAGGGACACCGACGTCCCGATGGCCTGGAAGGAGTGCGACTGGAAGGTCTGGACCCACCCGGACGGCGACTCGTTCGCCCGCTACTGGGTCCGGCTCCAGGAGGTCAGGGAGTCGACGAAGATCGTCGACCAGCTCTGCGACGGGCTCCCCTCGGGGCCGATCATGGCCAAGGTCCCCCGCATCATCAAGGTGCCGGAGGGCGAGGCCTGGATCTCGACCGAGAACCCGCTCGGCGAGATGGGCTACTACGTCGTGAGCAAGGGCGACATCGGCCCGTTCCGCTGCAAGATCCGCACGCCCTCGTTCAACAACATCTCGATCACCCCGTGGCTGCTGAAGGGCGTGTTCGTGCCGGACATCATCACGATCCTGGCCAGCCTGTACTTCATCCTCGGGGACATCGACCGCTAG
- a CDS encoding NADH-quinone oxidoreductase subunit C codes for MSSADTATAAEGVDALRQGAVDALVAGLGDAVLETFTRPNDDVWVRVRRDAWLEAARVARDAGFTYFCFVSAIDWMPSPFGKDEDAQEDLVVSGASRRPQGETRTGVAGGDTRFQVLGRLVRPRTSFGLHLKADLDDPPVVDSWTPVYAGADWHEREAWEMYGIEFVGHPRLYHIYLPGEFEGHPLRKDFPLLARRVKPWPGIVDVEVMPGEDEAAATTEAVAEANTGDGPASVALPDADQAATAADLAPADAPAEAPAVGDPDKKPAVAAPVPAHGEVASMDQLQEGDTAVEEAGGGGVDTTGIPTGEADTGRPGQGGTGQQATDAARAPSDRSREQPSPGEPEEREA; via the coding sequence TTGTCGTCGGCTGACACCGCGACCGCCGCGGAAGGGGTCGACGCCCTCCGCCAGGGCGCCGTCGACGCGCTCGTCGCCGGGCTCGGCGACGCCGTGCTCGAGACGTTCACCCGCCCGAACGACGACGTGTGGGTGAGGGTCAGGCGCGACGCCTGGCTGGAGGCGGCCCGGGTCGCCCGCGACGCCGGGTTCACCTACTTCTGCTTCGTCTCGGCCATCGACTGGATGCCGTCGCCGTTCGGCAAGGACGAGGACGCCCAGGAGGACCTCGTCGTCTCCGGCGCGTCGCGCCGCCCGCAGGGCGAGACCCGCACCGGCGTCGCCGGCGGCGACACCCGCTTCCAGGTGCTCGGCCGGCTGGTGCGGCCCCGCACGTCGTTCGGGCTGCACCTGAAGGCCGACCTCGACGACCCGCCCGTGGTCGACTCGTGGACCCCCGTGTACGCGGGCGCCGACTGGCACGAGCGCGAGGCCTGGGAGATGTACGGCATCGAGTTCGTCGGCCACCCCCGCCTGTACCACATCTACCTGCCGGGGGAGTTCGAGGGCCACCCCCTCCGCAAGGACTTCCCCCTGCTCGCCCGGCGGGTGAAGCCGTGGCCGGGCATCGTCGACGTCGAGGTGATGCCGGGCGAAGACGAGGCGGCCGCCACCACCGAGGCCGTCGCCGAGGCGAACACCGGCGACGGGCCGGCCTCGGTCGCCCTCCCCGACGCCGACCAGGCCGCCACGGCCGCCGACCTGGCCCCGGCCGACGCGCCCGCCGAGGCGCCGGCCGTGGGCGACCCCGACAAGAAGCCTGCCGTCGCCGCCCCCGTGCCGGCCCACGGCGAGGTCGCCTCCATGGACCAGCTCCAGGAGGGCGACACCGCCGTCGAGGAGGCCGGTGGCGGCGGCGTCGACACCACCGGCATCCCCACCGGCGAGGCCGACACCGGCCGGCCGGGGCAGGGCGGCACCGGCCAGCAGGCCACCGACGCCGCTCGCGCCCCGTCGGACCGCAGCCGGGAGCAGCCGTCGCCGGGGGAGCCCGAGGAGCGTGAGGCATGA
- a CDS encoding NADH-quinone oxidoreductase subunit B family protein, translated as MGLVEKGKIPKPLSWLLNTSRKYSLWVYQWGLACCAIEMGAAFGSPRYDVMRLGVIPFPSSPRQADLVCISGTVTDKMAPALVRLYEQMPDPKYVISMGSCANCGGPYWDSYSVTKGVDQLIPVDVYVPGCPPRPEALLEGILLLQERIQSEDMAERWRGEPIVVG; from the coding sequence ATGGGTCTAGTGGAGAAGGGCAAGATCCCGAAGCCACTCAGCTGGCTGCTCAACACGAGCCGCAAGTACTCGCTCTGGGTCTACCAGTGGGGCCTCGCCTGCTGCGCCATCGAGATGGGCGCGGCGTTCGGGTCGCCCCGCTACGACGTGATGCGCCTCGGCGTCATCCCGTTCCCGTCGAGCCCGCGGCAGGCCGACCTGGTCTGCATCTCGGGCACGGTGACCGACAAGATGGCGCCGGCCCTGGTGCGGCTGTACGAGCAGATGCCGGACCCGAAGTACGTGATCTCGATGGGGTCGTGCGCCAACTGCGGCGGCCCGTACTGGGACAGCTACTCGGTCACCAAGGGCGTGGACCAGCTCATCCCGGTCGACGTCTACGTGCCCGGCTGCCCGCCCCGCCCGGAGGCCCTCCTCGAGGGCATCCTCCTGCTCCAGGAGCGCATCCAGTCCGAGGACATGGCGGAGCGCTGGAGGGGTGAGCCCATTGTCGTCGGCTGA
- a CDS encoding NADH-quinone oxidoreductase subunit A has product MSAFLRDYLTVAIFGSAAVVLVAAMLGLGALVRPNRPTRDKSIAYESGVDPVGSGWSQSQIRYYLFALLFVMFDVEAVFIFPWAVRLEAFGVFGLVEMLVFIVILALGLVYAWRKGVLRWV; this is encoded by the coding sequence GTGTCGGCGTTCCTACGCGACTACCTGACGGTCGCCATCTTCGGGTCGGCCGCCGTCGTCCTCGTCGCCGCCATGCTCGGCCTCGGTGCCCTGGTCCGGCCCAACCGGCCCACCAGGGACAAGTCGATCGCGTACGAGAGCGGGGTCGACCCCGTCGGCTCGGGGTGGTCCCAGAGCCAGATCCGGTACTACCTGTTCGCCCTGCTGTTCGTCATGTTCGACGTCGAGGCCGTGTTCATCTTCCCGTGGGCCGTCCGCCTGGAGGCCTTCGGGGTGTTCGGCCTGGTGGAGATGCTGGTGTTCATCGTCATCCTGGCCCTGGGTCTGGTCTACGCCTGGCGGAAGGGAGTCCTGCGATGGGTCTAG
- a CDS encoding NADH-quinone oxidoreductase subunit N, with amino-acid sequence MTGPVLAQLTEIPTGEGGIDVPDVAWDALGPILVLVTGALLLLTVTALVHRSRHPRGIYAGFTVGTALVAMGFAVPLWTRVQDADRGPFSAVAGAVGIDGFSIFATFVICASVVLAALLADGYLRREGLDGPELYVLMLLSASGGLIMAAANDLIVMFLGLEILSISVYVLAAMHLRRLTSQEAALKYFVLGAFSSAFFLYGIALVYGATGTTNLARMLTFFSENVLDDRALLLAGMALLLVGFGFKVAAVPFHSWTPDVYQGSPSPAVAYMASGVKAAGFAGLLRVLFLGFQTFSVDWQPIVYGLAALTLVVGSVLAIVQRNVKRMMAYSSISHAGFVLVGVQAATERGTAAALFYLASYTFMIVGTFGVITIVGRRGDARHDLDDYRGLAARRPLLAFVFTVFLLAQAGVPFTSGFFAKFYVIAAAAEAHSYGLALVAMLSAVVAAFLYLRVTVSMYMADDEAGADGPPLRVPWAAGVALAVALVFTVVVGVLPDPVVDAARDAVPALVASG; translated from the coding sequence GTGACCGGCCCGGTGCTGGCCCAGCTGACCGAGATCCCGACCGGGGAGGGCGGCATCGACGTCCCCGACGTCGCCTGGGACGCGCTCGGGCCGATCCTCGTCCTCGTGACCGGCGCCCTGCTCCTCCTCACGGTCACGGCCCTCGTGCACCGGTCCCGCCACCCGCGGGGGATCTACGCCGGGTTCACGGTGGGCACCGCGCTCGTCGCCATGGGCTTCGCCGTCCCGCTGTGGACGAGGGTGCAGGACGCCGACCGGGGGCCGTTCAGCGCGGTCGCCGGCGCCGTCGGCATCGACGGGTTCTCGATCTTCGCCACGTTCGTGATCTGCGCGTCGGTGGTGCTGGCCGCGCTCCTCGCCGACGGCTACCTGCGCCGGGAGGGCCTCGACGGCCCGGAGCTGTACGTGCTCATGCTGCTGTCCGCCTCGGGCGGGCTGATCATGGCCGCGGCCAACGACCTGATCGTGATGTTCCTCGGCCTCGAGATCCTCTCGATCTCGGTCTACGTCCTCGCCGCCATGCACCTGCGCCGCCTGACCTCCCAGGAGGCGGCCCTCAAGTACTTCGTGCTCGGCGCCTTCTCCTCGGCCTTCTTCCTCTACGGCATCGCCCTCGTCTACGGGGCCACCGGCACGACCAACCTGGCCAGGATGCTGACGTTCTTCTCCGAGAACGTGCTCGACGACCGGGCCCTGCTCCTCGCCGGCATGGCGCTGCTGCTCGTCGGCTTCGGGTTCAAGGTGGCGGCCGTGCCGTTCCACTCGTGGACCCCCGACGTGTACCAGGGGTCGCCGTCGCCGGCCGTCGCCTACATGGCCTCGGGCGTGAAGGCGGCCGGGTTCGCCGGCCTGCTCCGGGTGCTGTTCCTCGGGTTCCAGACGTTCTCGGTCGACTGGCAGCCGATCGTCTACGGGCTGGCCGCGCTCACCCTCGTGGTCGGGTCGGTGCTCGCCATCGTCCAGCGCAACGTGAAGCGGATGATGGCCTACTCGTCGATCAGCCACGCCGGGTTCGTGCTCGTCGGCGTGCAGGCGGCGACCGAGCGGGGGACGGCGGCGGCGCTGTTCTACCTGGCGTCCTACACGTTCATGATCGTCGGCACCTTCGGGGTCATCACGATCGTCGGCCGCCGGGGCGACGCCCGCCACGACCTCGACGACTACCGGGGCCTCGCCGCCCGCCGGCCGCTGCTGGCCTTCGTGTTCACGGTGTTCCTGCTGGCCCAGGCGGGGGTGCCGTTCACGTCCGGCTTCTTCGCCAAGTTCTACGTGATCGCCGCCGCCGCCGAGGCCCACTCCTACGGGCTGGCGCTGGTCGCCATGCTCTCGGCCGTGGTCGCCGCCTTCCTGTACCTGCGGGTGACCGTGAGCATGTACATGGCCGACGACGAGGCCGGCGCCGACGGCCCGCCGCTGCGGGTGCCGTGGGCCGCCGGCGTGGCCCTCGCCGTCGCCCTCGTCTTCACCGTCGTGGTCGGGGTGCTGCCCGACCCGGTCGTCGACGCCGCCAGGGACGCCGTCCCCGCCCTCGTCGCCAGCGGCTGA